The window AGATAAATTTTACCTGGTGTAGGTCATGTCATTTGAATACAGTAATGTAGCCTTCTTTCGGAAAAACTTATCTTTTTAAAGACTAACATCTTTATTGCCGATTCTTAAGTTTTCAATGCTTACTTTCAAAATTATGTTAAGTAATTTTTGAGCTAATCAAACAGTATTGAAATTATAGGTATACAAAAGGACTTGGCTGATCTTGCTAGCAGTAATGATGCAGAAAGTGAAAGTGACCTGAGGGAAAGAACACCAGATACTGAAGACTCCGGGGCCCAATCTCTTCCAGCGACTCAGGGCATGGCAACTTCACATTCAACGTTTAGAGCTGAACCACCTCACTTGCAGTCTTTCCGGTATGTCATTGTCCtacattttgatttttcactCCACTATATTATTCGTcatcagaaattaattaaaagtgtATAGGATTGACTGCATCAAAGATTGAAATGTCATCAGTGCACTACATAACATGGCAAATCTTAGTAAATTGTCTTTTGAGAACTATTTTGCATTAACAGTGTATCAAATTAGTTTCCCATTGGTTGATGGAGCTGTTGTCAGGAATTaggttaaaaatatttactaaaactatggtttatgaattttattcctgttccacCAGCATAGAGAATATTACACCATTTGATTGCTGCATGTTATGTTAAAAGTTTTTCtgtcatttacataatttcattttgtgtACTAGTCTCATGACTAGGTATAAACATATGGCAAGCATTTACAGTACATTTTATCAATTAATGGTATTGGTTTTAGGTTAGAATATGATTTATAGACTCTTGGTCATTTATTGCTggaacatatctctctctctctctctctctctctctctctctctctctctctctctctctctctctctctctctctctctctctctccagtcaattTAAGGTGTTTggttaaattatttattgataattaaaaataattgcaaaattactttggcacctcaacttaacagacaggTTGGGGCTTCCCTTTCTGGTAATTAGCAGAATCTGCACAGTAATAAATACTGGCATACTGTATAGCCTACATGATACAGTACCCTGTCGTTAATTCTCATAGCACTTCAATATTAAGTACTTCATGCCTTTCTTAACTGGtatttttgtaattgtcattcagtttaaaatattaattgtCTCATCATTTGATTTCAGAAATGTACTGCAAAATGAATTGCtactaaaaataaatgtgtgtacagtatttgtaCCTATTTTTGCTTatgatatatgtaaaatattgtacTCAAAACTCATCCAATATAAAAAACATAGTATTTTCGTTTTAAATACAAGTAATTCcaaatactttacaaaaaaaagtctcaggagagagagagagagagagagagagagagagagagagagagagagagagagagagagagagagagagagagagagagagagagatcccaatgCAAATCATGTGTGTGATAACTTGTACATACACCCACATACTGAAAAATGTATAACACTtcattactgtattgtattaagtacagtacaatacagtactgtactgcatcAGGCAAATGTCAAtaaaagtactgagagagagagagacacacaagtaaACATGCACTGAGTGCATAGTTAATTCTAACAtgatacttatatgtatgtatatacttcatacacacaaacatacagactgAAAAGAAGTGTGTACCACTgcatttctatatactgtatcaagtacagtacaatacatTATTGTACTGCATTAAGTAAATGTCAATAAAAGttctgtgtttgagagagagagagagagagagagagagagagagagagagagagagagagagagagagagagagagagagtgatggggGCACTTATCATTTCCCAATGCGAAGTATGTGTACttacagacacgcacacatacacagaccaaaaaatgaatgactgaagtGTGCAAGCAGTAGGGCACAATGGGTCACTTACAGGTTCAAATTGGAAAGTGTtaggtgtgtgtgtttcttcaaTGTCTGATACCTGTAAAACACTTACTGGGGTATTCCGGATGCTCTTGGTCCATTGTCTGGTAACCATAGTGTACTTAGTAGATTACTCCGATAagtgtgaaatatttatattaattttattgaactcTAGCTCGtccagtaaataataaaattttttaatcagaGGTCTGTTCAGTTGAGGTTCCACTGTATTCTTAAATAGTTTAATAATACCACAAAATTTACTGGGGTAGTCAgtagttttttgtagtttttgtagtGTGAGATACActgaaaagatatttaatataCAGGTATTTTTATGGTGTTACAAAAAATACTCCTAACACTTTTTTGTTTACAGTCAAAAACCATCGATTGGTCTACGTGATCCCAAGGCATCAGGTGACAGAATACGACGTGGTAGGATGGAGAAGTCTGAAAGCCAGAGTGGCACAATTGGAAGCAGACATATAACTGTTGCTGCCCTTGAAGTCCATAATGTCAAGAGAGCAATCAATCGATATGGCACTTTACCTAAGGGCGCAAGAATAGGTGCATACTTGGAGTCACTTAGACAAAGTGGGCTCTCACAAGGGGTACCTCCAACCGATGACCAATCTGCTGATCAAGATGAGCAGGAGCGTGGCCAACCTGAAGGACAGGTTGaccaagaagaaaataaggaattagATCAGAATGCTGTTTCAATGATCCGTAGTAATTCCACACAAAGTGGATTCCCTCCACAGTCACCACTCATATCTAGGTTAAGTCCTCGACTTCAGTCATTACGAGGTGATAAGCGAAGTAAAGAGCCATCATTAGCAGATTTAGAGTTTCCACCACCGCCAATGGATTTACCTCCTCCCCCTGATGATTTTATGGAAGAAAATCAGTCCACATCTATGGAGTTTCCCCCACCCCCTGGATCAGATCAAGGCATAGGGACATCTTCTCCAGAGTCTCGCAGGAGACTAGCTCAAAAGCCCATACCTTCGCCTCGAGGACGGCGAAAAACTGAGTATTCATGTATTAGTCCACAGAAGGTACCAACTCAACCTGCGCAAGACAGTCAACAAGGGGCTGGTGAAGGCTCAGAGTCTCCACAAGCTGAAAGAACTACACTTAGTATAACTCGTCAAAAGTTACGAGATTCAGAGGCTGAGAAGCCACCAGTCCGAACTAAGCCAAGCTTAGATTCTAATCTCGACAGTGATGTAAATGATAGTAGCCCAGGATCAAGGTTTGGTGTGAGTTTAAGACATCGTGATCAATCCTCAGATTCCTGTGACAGTTACAAGTCAACAGATAATCTTTCCCCAAGGGCACTGCTGAACAGTTCTAAAGTCAAAGCAAAATCTAGCACTAATCTTGCAAAAAGTCCTGGGTCTTCATCTGCAGATACTGAAGGTTTGCAGACTCCATCATCCCCAGTTGCAGATGAGGCTCAAACACCATCATCGCCTGCGGGAGGAAATGGCAGTCCCCCATCTGTAGATGCAGCATCTTTAGCCTCACGTGATGGTAGTATAGAAGAACTTTCATCAGAAGAGCCAAAGGTAGTTTTGGGATTAGGTATTAATCATGAGGTTAAAGAGAGTTTAGAGTTAAAATTGGTATCAGAGTTAAAGGAGGCCGATGATAAAAAAGAGCAGAGTTCTGAGTCTGTTGTTGTTGAAGAAGGTTCTCCTGATAGTCAGAAGAATCCTGCTGTACAACTTGTATCAGAGCTTTTTGAAAGTTTATGCCAAAAAACCAACAAATCTGGAGATTCTGCACGGATTGATAATGGAAATGTTGTTAATATTGAACAGAATACAAAAAGTGAATCAGAAAATACAATTGTAAAAGACAGTAGTAATCAGATAGGTTTTAAAGCTAGTTTAAAGAAagttaaaagtaattttgaaaagaaCAATTCTGATaaggaacaaaggaaaataaattttaaagctCAGCTTCGAAAGACAGATACCAGTAAGAGTGTAGATGATTGTTTGAATACTGAAAATGATCCACATAGCACTTTAATGGATTTCCGAGCACAACTTAGAAAAACGAATGTCgtaaaagatgatgaaaatgaagccAAAACTCCTGAAGAAGATGCTTCCCCAGCAGATCAgcaggaaaataatgaaagagtgTCAAGTCTAGTaaataagaagaatgaaaataatggaaagaatGAGCAGAGCTGTGACTCGGGAATTAAGAGTGATATTATGAGTGAAAGTGTGACAAGTATTCAGAGTGAAAAGCGTGATAGTATACCAGGTGAGAAACGAGACAGTGTACAAAGTGAtacattaaaagtaaatgaagaagAGGATGCCAAACGTTTTAGCTCAAGTAGCATAAGTAGTTTAAAGAAATTATGGGAAAAGCAGGATGCTGACAAACTTGCCAAGTCTGATCCTAATCAAACTAGTCCCAAGTATGCTCCTTGTGCATACAAACGGCCTGAATTGCCAAAGTTAATAAAGGGAGAAAAAGACTGTAGTACTCCTGACATTCCTCCTTTGAAAAAGACTCCCGAAGATGAAGGTAAAGTAGGGAAATTAGAAAAGAGGATGTGGCCTCCAGTGAGTGGTGAATCAGACCATAAGCCAAGTGATGGGAAGCCCTCTGTGCCTGTCAAGCCTGTGGTGAAGAGCTTTAAACTGCCTCCACCTCCTGCTGGAATTAAACCACCTCCACCAAAGCCAGCTGGAATATATGCTACTCCTTCTGTTATTAGGCCACCAACAGTTCCTGTTATCTCAGTAAAGAAAGAAGGGAAAGATAATGAAAGTAAAGAATCTAAGTTGCTGAAGGAATCTACGCCTCCTGCTACATCAGGAAATCCACCTCCAGCTACAACATCATCTGGAGGAACTCTTCCCAGTGACAGTGTTAGTGGTTCCTCTGGTAGTAGCTCAGAGAAAGCTGGTTTAATAGAGCAAGGAAGGGGTTTAGAAAGCTCCATTGCTTCTTTGAGATCTGAAGGCTCTACTGCCACAGTTGCAGCTTGTATTCAGTCTGCTCAGAAAGTGTCTGGCTTCCACCGTGCATGTGGAGATTACATGGATAACATTCCACCACAGAGTCGGTTTCATATGCGTGAATTACTTACCCGCCTTGAGTTACAAACTAGACAGCTACGTTCGGCAGGTGGACGCTCAATAGAACACAATGAAAAGCTCTTTTTAGAAATAGAAAACACGGTTAAAGACGTAACCAACACAGTACTGCGTTAGACCATAAAAACTAATAGAAACAATTGATTGCAGTTCTgtatattctgaatttttttataagaatactaAAGTGCTGTCTTCTGATGTTTTATAGAAGAGGAGTGGCTCTAGAAAATGGATTTTGTACAGTAGTTTTACAGGAGGTAAATATTGTTCATTGCTCATCAGTCCATAAAATGAAGTCATTACTCAGAATGGTAGTTGTGAGTAGGGGAGAGGATGCTGTGAATTCTGTATAGTTAAGCCTTGATATCACTATATGGTCCAGTGTAGATTCTCATTTTGAATGTGCTAATGACAATACTCTTGCATTTAAAGATGTGTGAAACTGTGTATTGTCTGGGGGTAAAGAGAggttcttttcctcctcttgctCTTGTGTTCTTCTTTGTGGAGATGCCATTCAGATTGAGGAATAGGAGTGAAATTTGTAAtacagtgaatttttaaaatactgtaattgtaaattatataaatttcaagaaCTGTTCACTATCCCATAGAActgttctttgttttgtaatattgtatatgaGACTGCTGAATGCCTGAATGATTAAATGGTTGCATATGTCTACAGCGTGATAGTACCAACCTGTTATGTTGTGTTTACATAactctgaattttattattacagtacgAATTTGATAGAAACATGAAAGGTCTTATTTAATTGGGAGAAAATCGTTAGTTTCATTAGGTAGCTTTTCGGGCATGAAGTTTTTCATTCAAAGGTGACAGCTATGTAAAGAGGATATTGATAAATTCTGGTTGGTGCTTTTGTAGCCTAGGTTGGTTGCCATTTTAATTGGGATATTACCAatgattggattttttttttccttttaaagtctGTCATTGATGTATTCTTAATACTGAAGGATTCATTGCTGTTTTATACAAATgctagtctttttttattatgtatttagaGATCAGCAGTGAATGATTGCCTACTCATTTTTTGGAAAGTGAATTAACACAGCCAGTGAGTGTGTTGTGGGTGCTTCTATGTCCATGGATCTTAATCAGGGACATGTTCTTTAGGACACAGTGCTGTGTATCTTTAAATAGCAAAACTTAAGTATATCTTCTGTTGTACAGCTGTTTACACATTTTCTACAATGCATAGTCTTCTGAGCTATGCTCATTTTACATAATGTGATGGCATTCCTACACTGTTGTATACATTTTTCCAAAGTTAAAAGTAAGCCATCATATGGTACAGTGCTTTGCCCTACAGAATACACCCCTTGTGCACTTTTCACTtaattctattaatatttttgtcaataCTTGTCAATTATGATCATTTGGAGCCTCAtactttgcttttctcttttgtatttccatcatgtattttatgttgttattgtGTTGTGCTACTCTTGGCTTTCCTGTTCCATTCTCTCAAATGTataataattcatcatcatcacatttcATCATCACTGACTTCATGATCACAGTTGTCACCATCATTATTGCTGTCATTTCATTGTCTTGGATTCATTCATGTAAGCCACATCCCattcataaaacttttaattagGCCTCTTCATTTTATTGACCTCATATTGAtagtgtacagtatttttattttttcttttctatgacATAGAGTTTTCTTACTCTTGGAATCTTGGTTGCTCGATGTTTCATAAAAAGAAGGATAATCTTGCCAACAAGCAGTCTTTGAGTTTAAAGAAGTGTTGTCGATAACTATGAAAGTGGATTTGATTTTGTGATATTAGCATGTCTTGTAGGCCCATTCTTTTGCGCATATATTGAAAAcataaggaataataaaaacaatggacAAAAACATAGCTGATTGTGTATTAAATGACATAAGTgttcttatgtatatgtatcaggTTAATTGACGATAcaatatgtataaaactgaacTGTATATTTAGGCTAGCAAATGGTTTGGAGTGTAATCTCTTCGGTAGAGTAGCATCATCAGCtatttgtgaatttattattGGTTATGTGAATAGGTTTATGCCatgtacatgaaaaaattattttctgaagtaATCCAAGCCTGTTTTTGTGCTGTTTTCCCCCTCCAACTCCTATGGAGTTGATAATGATGGGAGGGAACATTCTTGTGGTGTGTTTACATCTCTTTACATTTGTGGTTGATGATgcttgaataaaagaaagaaaactgaaatgttaaACATAGAGGTCAAAATGtattgtttgtttctgtgtgATGTTAACTACCTTTTACCGTCAAGGTACATAAAGTCTGCAGAGTGTCTACACTTGTGTGTCTTGGTTAGATACATTAGTAATGTAGATTTTTACTTTGGATGTGTAACATAATGTAAACTACTAAAAGGCCATTGGAATATTTCATATGATTTCAGAAATTTGCTCCATGGGATGGTCACATCATTTAACGaactatatttttatcacaagGAAATTTAAAGACAATGTAAGAGTTGGAGTAATTGGTCGTAAAGAAGCAATATTGCAATATGTTATTTCTAACATTGGAAATGGTAGTTAGGTTTTgggattttcaaagattttttaatGGCTTTTTAATACCCCCAGTTCATAATGTACAGCAGTTATTATGTCAAGAAGTATtatgaacatttatataaataaacttttgacAGTCATTTTTTTGAGAATGAgtaaaaatgttaataacatACTGTGATACTGCCTGCATTTCATTGAACCTTGTAAGATGAGAAAACTTGACCACAGATTACAGGTTTGTTCTTACAACTACAaacctcctcttccctctcctttctttccacattggaaaatgaatgaatgtttttcaTAGCTCCATGAGGGTGCAGGTACATCCAGTTTTACAGCATTTacaaactttaaaattttgtttgaaagctaatttttattttttggagtttctttttttgcatatatgATTATTGCAGTAATTATTGTAGGGTATATTATTGTGTTTTGAGGCTATGGTATCAGGGGTTTAATTAAGAATGCAAACTTGCatcagttaattatttttactttggtattattgttattcctatttttcttttgccaATTACGAATGCGACAGGTATGCAACAACTTCTGATCATTCAGGaataaatagattttaattttttaaagcatACTAAACTTGGTCAgtgaatattgtatttttataagattgtgtgtaattgcatttgtattttgtgggggctttattattataaagtaaattaGACATCAGTATATTGTTTGATGGGAAATTAATTTATGCAGTTGCTTGGGACTCACTTGAATTGTCTTGAGGTCTATTTTGGCAGTTTACTTAGAAAATAATCATTGAATTTCAACTTTGTGCCATTGAATGTCTTTTCTTAGCTATCCCCACACTTGTACGTCAGTGTATCCTTGCCTGGGGTAGCTGCCATATCATGAATGTTCAATGCACGCTCACTTAAATAGAAACAGAgtttcattttaaactgaatgCATTAGTATTGGATGTGGTACGCATCAAGTCATTCATCATTGCTACATTGTATGATAAATTCTCATATTCATTTGACTGAGTTCTTCACAGCTTGGTTACTGTAAGGAGACCGACTACAAGCATATTGTACAAACAGCTTTGGATCAAAGGATCTTTTATCCATAAAGGAAATCTAACAGGAAGTCTTTTTGTAGATCACTGTTCTAAGTATTGCGTATACAGAGCATCTTTAAATATTTctattgcatttgtttttttaaaatgagGACTTAGTTTACTTTCAGGTGATAATATACTTGTGTAACCAAATCCCAGATGTAAACCTTTGTGCAACAGTATTAAGTTGACAGTGATGTTAACAGTTCTGCAGTTATCATTATTTGGCCTTGACTGTTGTAGCTGTATTGTTATTGGCTAGTTTCATTTTGGATCAATGCTACAGTAACATTGCCTGTAAATGGAACAACACTGTCATCTGGCATATTGTGTTGTATATGTTCAATGTCACTTCAGTTTAATAATCTTAATTGTCAGTGAAGTTGATGCAAATGTATCATATCATTCAGTTCTCACAAATACAAACGTGATTTGAATAACATTATTGGCAGAAAAAGTCCCGGTCCAATAACGGTAAGTGAACCAGAACTCTGTGGCACATCTGTTAGCTTAAGGTGTGTGTTTGCTTCACTTCATTGCATATAAGGCCATTTTAGGCCTTAAAATTTTGGACCTGAAATTGTTTCAGTGGTTTGTTGTCAGCCTCAAAGTTTTACCAACTACATTTCTGACAGCATCCAGTTAGCAGTGGTTGTTGTACCAAGGATTTAAGGAAAACAGCCTTTCAAGTATTTCTTGGGTTGCTGTCATTTGTGTGGATGTGTGAAATTTAGCCTTTTTCTGAACCAGTGTTCAGTACAAGTAGAACATGGCTCGAGTTTCCCTTAAGGAGCTTTTGAACATTGTCCAGTTGACATTGAGTCACAAACTGAGGCTAAAGTTGTTACAGCGGTATCCCATTTgtgtcttttcatattttgggGAACAACTCTGTTAGAGATTGCATTTTTATCAGCTTTagagtaattatattttttactatatgtgaggaaaaatttaatgtttattaggTCTTGAATTTAAAGGAAGGTAATTCTGATCCACAGCAGTGCGTATCCACTCAATTGTGTTTATTCCCTTAGGATGTATTTGCAAGAATCTTATGCTATGTTGGTATACTGTGGAAAATGTCTTGTGCTATTGGAAATACCGTACATGTGAATAAagttttcaaggatttttttatgtgtatatatagaggcAGAGCATTATATGAGGGGAAACCTGTGGAGGGTGAGATCTTTTACataatgaaaactttctgtatatTAACGGTTCAGGCCAGAGAAGCAGCAACTAGGGTTTTGTTAGTAATTTATTTGCCAACATTCTGTGatttattttcatgctttcatgtcTTTGGTACCAACAGTGGTATACTCACATTTTTAtgaaacatatttaaatataatcaaataaaaagaaaaaactctgaaGGAGCTGGttcttttattactaatttttttcaaccttttactATGCAGTGCCTTTGCAGAATTATTACAAATGTTAACTAATGGAAGCAGAATAACAGGGAGGCTTATTTCATACAGGATGGCACACAACTGTAATTTAGATACTGTGACAGAACGTGGATGCTTGTTgtatctaaataaaataataataaatatgtcttgaaaattaatgttactgAAAACAGAAGAATTATTGGAAAAACCGTATTATTCTTTAATATGGATAAATGTGATAGAGAAGAAATACTAGTGAGAGATGCAAgataatattacatataataaagaAGTACACATTAATCACTCTTAGTAAGAGGGGAAAACAGTCGAGGAAATCCCTAATGCAAACACACCTGGAGGGGGTGTGGTTAGTAAATTCAAGTTTGAACTCTTAACCATTCTGCAGCAAATGCTTTCTCATGTCTTGTCAGCTTTTTACATTGAAGAGACCAGAAGGAGTAATAACATAAAGGCAGGGACTGTGATGCCCTACAATATCTACAATATATACAGCAAAGAGATGGATGTTGTTATTTGATAGTAGTACGGTCATGGAACTTTTCATCATGTACTTTAAAATGCTTTTGTCCTAATTCTTCAGATACATgcacattattataaattttttttagaaatattaaggCACATATCAGGATACTCTTGAAAGTATACTTCAATCAACATAACAATACTGAAAAACATATGACTTTTCATCAGATTCATGGTATGTTCATTTCccagttttaaaattattaaccaaacaaCATACATTTCAAAGGAATGATGTGTTTATGGATGGAATTCTCTTTCCTCCATGATTCCTTGTCCTTTTATGGAGGAAGAAGCATGGCAAGTGGTAAATTCTGATTTATTCACATGAATTTATTGACTGATATGTTcgtacagaaatacaaaccatcaccttttatgtgTAAGCTGGAATTGATCATTGAAAAATGGAAACAGGTGGGTAAATTGGGGGAACCCCCACTTACCTGCTGTCACCTAACATCTCTTCGTCAGTCACTGTCAAGTGACAATGTCTTGCTATACTCCAGCTGACTGCCAATTTGAAAGTTAGTTTTTTCTTCTATATGAATGATATTTCTTGTGAATTATGGATGGGCTGAAGAGGAATCAACAGCTTAGGTTTAAGGGACACTAGCGTGTGGTTGCTTCATGACTTGTGTGTCTGTGGATCCTGCTGATATTGTTCATTCCATAGGGGTAGGGCTTGCAGTCCTGAGGGAGAGTTTAAGTTGGTGCCTTTCACTGTTGGATTGGTTAGGGAACAAAAGGAGGAAGAACACTAAAATGACTTTGGTTACTGTTCCACTTTGTACACCTCCGGCCTGGTTCCAGGGAGGTAATGAGTGGGAAGGCGGGTGGTCAACGCATCCTCTTGTCTAATGACTTATGAGTCACTTATGCATGCTGGGCTCTCCCCAGGTGATACCCTGATGCATGCATGCATCTCACCATCCCTGCTACGTAGGCTGCTCCAGGGATTGACAACCTCAGTTGAGTACTTCTGGCAGATGTGGTCTTCCTTTGGTATTCCAGGAGCCCATCATTTGCTTCTTTTCTGGATCACTTAGCCTTGACTAAGGATCTTCATATGCTGTTGCTGCACCTGTGGCATCAACCATGGTTTGTGCTCCATCAGTATCTGCTTCCTCACGTCAACCAGTTCTTATCTGTTAGAGGAGAGTAAGACACGTAGGAGTGAAGCGAATAGATGCAGGCACacttattcctcttcctccttttcgttggcctcttccttcccttcttcatTTTCTACTTCTTCATCTTGCTGGAAGTAGGAGAGTTAGTCCAAGGATCCCTCTCATGAGAGGTCTTGCTGGACTTAAAGTGAGTGTCTTAACCCTTCTAGGGTCTGTAGTGGTGTTTGCTCACCTGCAGGTGGGGGCATCTACCAGAGGGAGAGTTGAATCGGTGGTTCCTGAGTGTGCCCTACTAATGATTACTTGTCTCACCTTGACCAGCTCTCCTGCACAATTATAAGAGAATAAGACACTTGTATGTGGTGTTAACTCACCTGTGGGTAACCAAATGCTCCATATGAGTGTGCATAATAGCACTCTCCAGTGGCCTCTATTAGTTCAGCTTTAGTTCAGCTTTTGCCAATCACAGGGAGTTTTGCAGGATGGATGACCACAATCCAGAACCTCATTCTGTCCATGGCTTATTGATTGGTACCGTTGGAACTGATTGTGCACCACTTTCCTGTGAGCAAAAACAGGGGCAGGTGGAGTGTCATCTTCTCTTGGGAAAGGATCATTCTTGCATTTCAGAGATACAGTACAGGACCTGAGGGTCCTACTCTGTCAGGACTCCAGCAGGTAAGATTTGGatcaacattttaaaaagatttttgagCTCTTTTGTCAGCATACTGATTTGGGGGAGGTAATCCCTGCTCCTCATCTGAACCAGTTGAGCTCACCCTTGGGTGCATTCTTGAAATGAAACTGCTGTTCAGACTACCGTGGTCATAGCTAGCTTGTATTTTGGACTAAGTGAATGGTCTTACCTTTGAATCAGAGAGTTCTCTGTTGTCTAGCAAATCGAACATGCTCCTTAACTCACTGTTGATAAACTAGAAGAGATTCTGTGAGCTTGGGAATGCCAAGGCTATGCCTTGCGGTTGGACTTCTCAGTCCGTGAATAAATGAACGAACTCCCCATAGAGACTCCAACAGGTAGAAATGTCCCCATTGGCAGTGGAGTCAAGAACCAAGGTCACCTTTCAGACAGAATTATGGCTCGGATTTTTGTTGAACACACTGGTTAATTTCGCCATCACTGC of the Macrobrachium rosenbergii isolate ZJJX-2024 chromosome 16, ASM4041242v1, whole genome shotgun sequence genome contains:
- the Abl gene encoding tyrosine-protein kinase ABL1 isoform X12, producing MGGQQGKERHIIGSGSGTITRSTKARYRSGREIRTTGANIFTEHNEALLAARPLPDLPDLVSGSAGGVGLDAMGGPGPPDGGQPHMGGTFTAIQPSSAATHPQAANLPVATPSSSPSPAQVTSVQASDVVATKWHSRENLLAPEEEGDPQLFVALYEFRAQGDNQLSLRKGEQVRVLSYNKSGEWCEAHAPSGEVGWVPSNYITPVNSLEKHSWYHGPISRNTAEYLLSSGINGSFLVRESESSPGQRSISLRYDGRVYHYRINEDENSKLYVSSEFRFNTLAELAHHHSQHADGLITQLLYPAPKRNKPTVFGLTPAEPDEWEIERTDIAMKHKLGGGQYGDVYEALWKRHNIYVAVKTLKEDTMALKDFLEEAAIMKAMKHPNLVQLLGVCTREPPFYIVTEFMTRGNLLDYLRNCSHDEVNEVVLLYMATQVASAMEYLEERNFIHRDLAARNCLVGENHLVKVADFGLARLMRDDTYTAHAGAKFPIKWTAPEGLAYNKFSTKSDVWAFGILLWEIATYGVSPYPGVDLTNVYHLLESGYRMDCPQGCPTRVYDLMKQCWLWNAGDRPTFSHIHHALETMFQETSITEEVEQQLAAGGGRRVRGTSSGPHQQWNEEQLPTSPRTSSARQRSNKNKHGAVEEGSSPNLPREVRPSPGILSARSTVVQLRRTTNKKGKQAPAPPKRTSSFRDSTCTDQELPGGMAGDELNEFNGIQKDLADLASSNDAESESDLRERTPDTEDSGAQSLPATQGMATSHSTFRAEPPHLQSFRQKPSIGLRDPKASGDRIRRGRMEKSESQSGTIGSRHITVAALEVHNVKRAINRYGTLPKGARIGAYLESLRQSGLSQGVPPTDDQSADQDEQERGQPEGQVDQEENKELDQNAVSMIRSNSTQSGFPPQSPLISRLSPRLQSLRGDKRSKEPSLADLEFPPPPMDLPPPPDDFMEENQSTSMEFPPPPGSDQGIGTSSPESRRRLAQKPIPSPRGRRKTEYSCISPQKVPTQPAQDSQQGAGEGSESPQAERTTLSITRQKLRDSEAEKPPVRTKPSLDSNLDSDVNDSSPGSRFGVSLRHRDQSSDSCDSYKSTDNLSPRALLNSSKVKAKSSTNLAKSPGSSSADTEGLQTPSSPVADEAQTPSSPAGGNGSPPSVDAASLASRDGSIEELSSEEPKVVLGLGINHEVKESLELKLVSELKEADDKKEQSSESVVVEEGSPDSQKNPAVQLVSELFESLCQKTNKSGDSARIDNGNVVNIEQNTKSESENTIVKDSSNQIGFKASLKKVKSNFEKNNSDKEQRKINFKAQLRKTDTSKSVDDCLNTENDPHSTLMDFRAQLRKTNVVKDDENEAKTPEEDASPADQQENNERVSSLVNKKNENNGKNEQSCDSGIKSDIMSESVTSIQSEKRDSIPGEKRDSVQSDTLKVNEEEDAKRFSSSSISSLKKLWEKQDADKLAKSDPNQTSPKYAPCAYKRPELPKLIKGEKDCSTPDIPPLKKTPEDEGKVGKLEKRMWPPVSGESDHKPSDGKPSVPVKPVVKSFKLPPPPAGIKPPPPKPAGIYATPSVIRPPTVPVISVKKEGKDNESKESKLLKESTPPATSGNPPPATTSSGGTLPSDSVSGSSGSSSEKAGLIEQGRGLESSIASLRSEGSTATVAACIQSAQKVSGFHRACGDYMDNIPPQSRFHMRELLTRLELQTRQLRSAGGRSIEHNEKLFLEIENTVKDVTNTVLR